From Lewinellaceae bacterium:
ACGACGCCAACTTCATCCTTTCCACCCCGGTCGAACACTCTTCCAAGCTGCTGGAACTCACTGAGGGGGTCAATGTCATCGGCATAGATGAAGCTCAGTTCTTCGACGCCGAGCTTCCGGAGAACTGCCAGCGGCTGGCCCTGCGCGGCATCCGCATTATCGTCGCCGGCCTGGATATGGATTTCCGCGGCAAGCCTTTCGGGCCCATGCCCAACCTGCTGGCAGTTGCCGAATACATTACCAAAGTACACGCCATCTGCCAGCACTGCGGCAACCTGGCCACTCATTCCTACCGCTTGACCAACAACCCCGATACCGTCGTCCTCGGCGAAAAGGACGCCTACGAGGCCCGCTGCCGCACCTGCTACCACATGGGCAATATACTGGACCTCAGGGCCCAACCGGAGAATAAACAGAAGGGGGGGGCGAAGGAGCGGAAGCTGGCGTAGGTTCGCGGGATCAGTGTACCAGTGTACCAGTGTACCAATGCACCAATGCACCAATGTACCAGTGTACCAGTGTACCAGTGTACCAATGTACCAGTGTACCAGTGTATCAGTGAAATTACTGCACCACCTTCAAACTCAAATCCAGGCTCACCGCCGAATGCGTCAGGGCGCCAACGGAAATGAAATCGACGCCGGTTTTAGCCACCTGGCGGACGTTATGGATATTGACCCCGCCGGAAGCTTCCGTTTCAAAGCGGTTGTGCACAGTCAGCACTGCTTCTTTGAGCAGGGGCACCTCAAAATTATCGAGCATTAGCCGGGTAATGCCCCCTACCTCCAATACTTCGTACAATTCCACCAGGTTGCGGACTTCGATGGTCACGCCCAGGTTGAGGCCGTGTTCTTTCTGATAGGCTGCCACGCGCTCGATAGCCGCCCGGATGCCGCCGCAGGCGTCGATGTGGTTATCCTTGATCATGATCCAGTCGTAAAGGCCAAACCGGTAGTTGGTGCAGCCCCCGAGGCGCACCGCCCATTTTTCCAGAAAGCGGATAAGGGGCGTCGTTTTGCGGGTATCCAGAATCTTAACCGGCAGGTCTTCCACCTCGAATTTAAAGCGGTTGCTCAGGGTGGCGATGCCGGTCATTCGTTGCATCGTATTGAGCACCAGGCGCTCGGCAAGGAGCAATGCCCGGGTGTTGCATTCCACCTCGAAGGCCACCTCGCCGGCGCTGACCGCCTTCCCGTCCTCTACAAAAACGCTCATCCTGGAGGCAGGGTCTACCTTTTGAAAAATGTGGCGGGCCACCTCAATCCCTGCCAGCACCCCCGGGTCTTTGATAAGCAGCCGGGCCCGGCAACGGGCATCGGCAGGAATACAGGCCCGGGAGGTATGATCTCCCTCTCCAATATCCTCCCTGAGGGCGTTTTCCACAAAGAAATCCAGAAATGTTTTCGTGCGTTTCTCGTCTGCAATCATTAGCCGTTCTTTAATTTGGCTGCAAAAATAAACATTTCCGCGAGAATCGATAGGGATTGATGGAATGAGGGAATGATTGATTGATTTTGCCGGCATTCATTCCCTCGCTCCTTCCTTCATTCACTCATGCACTCCCTAAAAGATAACCCCCAATTTAATCACGAAGGCCCGGATCGCGCCCTTCGACTTCTCGGCGGCGGGGTTGTTGGGGTTGTTTTCCAGGAAAACAGTATCATCGTCTTTAGTCGCGTCGGCGAAGCCGAATTGCAGGCCGGCGCCCCCGACCAGGGAAGTGCTTTCCGAGATGCTGTACTCAATCCCTCCGTTAATCCCCCAGAAGAGGTTGAGCAGGTTCACATCCGATTGTATATTGAGATCCTTGCAGGCCTCGCCCTCGCTGGTAATATCGCCATTGGCCTGGGTGCGGAATCCAAACCCCAGATGGGGTTCGATGAAGTAACGGATATAGCCGAATTCCCGGGTGCGCATTTTCAGGCCCACGGGAATCTCCACATACTGCAGGTTGTACTTCAGCTTGGTCATAGTCGAACTCTTGGTAGCAGAGCGGCAGCTTTCGGGAAGCTCCGAATTCACCCAGAAATCGCCCGCCCGTTCGTGCAGCAACGTGCCGCCGGTATTGAAAAAGAAACCCAGGCCGCTGGTCACCGCGTAGTTTTCCTGGAAATAAAATTCCCCTACCATGCCCAGTTTGAGGCCCAGGTTGGTGCCGCTGCTGTTGATCTTATTGGTGTTGGCTGACATCCAGCTAAAAGCCGGGCTGAGCTGGAAGCCGAAACGGACGTCCTGAGCCTGGCCGGAAATAAGCAAGAGCGTCAAAAAAGCAGTAAATGCAACAATTTTTTTCATTATTCTTTAGTTTTTTGTGAACGATTCCGCAGCCCGAAAATCGCCATTTTTTTTGGAAAGCATGCGGAAGAGCGCATACTTTTGCCGCTCTTCCGCCAAAATTAAGGACTACTACTGTATGATATGTAAAAAAGGCAATTTGTTTAGTTTTTTCTTTTTCGCCCTACTTTCCCTGGCCCTGCTCAGTGGATGCCGGCCCGACGATTACCGCCAGGTCCCGGATGTCTCTGATATAGAGGCCGATATTGCCATCCGGCGGTTCGAACAGGATTTTTTCCGCCTCGACACCAACCGGATGGAAGCCGGGCTGGCCGGGCTCCAGGAGGCTTACCCGGAGTTCGCGCCCATCTTCTTTGGCCAGGTATTCCAGGCCCCCATTGCCGATACGGCTTTCTACAAAGGCTTCATTACCCACCCCTCCATCCGCCATCTGTACGATACCTGCCAGGTGGTGTACGGCGACATGGCCGGGATCGAAGCAGAACTGGAGCAGGCATTCCGCTTTTTCCAGTATTATTTTCCAGGAGAGGCCATGCCGACCGTCACCACTTTTATCTCAGAATATTCCATTGCCGCCTTTGTGTACGGGGAAAACGACCTGGCCATCGGGCTCGACCTCTTTCTGGGCGATGCCTATCCCTATCGGCAAATAGCCCCCGACAACCCGGCTTTTTCCAATTACCTGACCCGAACCTTCAACCGCAGCCACCTCGCTTCCAAAGCCATACAAGCTCTTATCGACGGGCTGGCCGGGCCGCCCCCCGGCAACCGGTTGCTCGATATGATGGTACACAATGGCAAAAAACTCTACGCCCTGGACCTGCTGCTCCCTTATGCCCCCGACAGCGTCAAACTGGAAGTAACGCCCGCCCAGGTATCCTGGCTGGAAGACAACGAACTGGAGATGTGGGCGCACCTGCTCAAGGAAGAGCTGCTCTATTCCAGCAACTGGCAGGACATCCGCAAGCTGGTGGATTACAGCCCCCACTCGCCGGGCATGCCTCCCGAAGCCCCGGGCCGGTCGGCCAACTGGATCGGCTGGCAGATTGTCAAGGCTTATATGGGCAAACATCCTGAAACCAGCCTGCCGCAGTTGTTCGCCCTCCAGGACGCTCAGGCCCTGCTCGATGAGTCGAGATACAAACCCAGACGATAAGGTGACAAACCGCATTGATATTTTTTTGTAAATTGCTGTACTTTGCACAGGCTAAAAAATAAATGCGATTTTGCCCATGGCCGATTTTAAACCTTCGGTCTTAGTTTTGATCTCACGCTAAAGCCATAATTTTGTAACTATAAAAATATTGATCATGGAAAACATACTATTGTTCAACTTCTTCGGCCCCGAGATGCTCGTGGTGCTTTTCGCGATCATTCTGCTTTTCGGAGGCAAGAAAATCCCGGAGCTTATGCGCGGGATAGGCAATGGCATCCGCGAGTTCAACGCTGCCCGCTCGACGCTGGAAAGCGAACTCAAAGACGGAATGCGGGAAGCAGAAAGGAAAGAACTCGAAGAAAAGA
This genomic window contains:
- a CDS encoding thymidine kinase — its product is MFLEPHFKGQRSGWIEVICGSMFSGKTEELIRRLKRAKIANQKVEIFKPRIDTRYDEAKVVSHDANFILSTPVEHSSKLLELTEGVNVIGIDEAQFFDAELPENCQRLALRGIRIIVAGLDMDFRGKPFGPMPNLLAVAEYITKVHAICQHCGNLATHSYRLTNNPDTVVLGEKDAYEARCRTCYHMGNILDLRAQPENKQKGGAKERKLA
- the nadC gene encoding carboxylating nicotinate-nucleotide diphosphorylase, whose protein sequence is MIADEKRTKTFLDFFVENALREDIGEGDHTSRACIPADARCRARLLIKDPGVLAGIEVARHIFQKVDPASRMSVFVEDGKAVSAGEVAFEVECNTRALLLAERLVLNTMQRMTGIATLSNRFKFEVEDLPVKILDTRKTTPLIRFLEKWAVRLGGCTNYRFGLYDWIMIKDNHIDACGGIRAAIERVAAYQKEHGLNLGVTIEVRNLVELYEVLEVGGITRLMLDNFEVPLLKEAVLTVHNRFETEASGGVNIHNVRQVAKTGVDFISVGALTHSAVSLDLSLKVVQ
- a CDS encoding outer membrane beta-barrel protein, which encodes MKKIVAFTAFLTLLLISGQAQDVRFGFQLSPAFSWMSANTNKINSSGTNLGLKLGMVGEFYFQENYAVTSGLGFFFNTGGTLLHERAGDFWVNSELPESCRSATKSSTMTKLKYNLQYVEIPVGLKMRTREFGYIRYFIEPHLGFGFRTQANGDITSEGEACKDLNIQSDVNLLNLFWGINGGIEYSISESTSLVGGAGLQFGFADATKDDDTVFLENNPNNPAAEKSKGAIRAFVIKLGVIF
- a CDS encoding twin-arginine translocase TatA/TatE family subunit, yielding MENILLFNFFGPEMLVVLFAIILLFGGKKIPELMRGIGNGIREFNAARSTLESELKDGMREAERKELEEKKKKEA